One segment of Cololabis saira isolate AMF1-May2022 chromosome 9, fColSai1.1, whole genome shotgun sequence DNA contains the following:
- the ccdc166 gene encoding cilia- and flagella-associated protein 157 — protein MPKKKDKTTGEKTDEKKKTSRKESPVNKTGFDDKEKDLYLIQIRHLTEELERYELKCAKLERQNTDLVSQLSTLEEDRKGIAEHLRHSLLEKDGEVEDLSEQLESLQKAFAQDRDALQLQHIQTRQQLQDQIQELVEKNETLAERLAALEEFQPQRDELLSNVASLEKQLALQTEEHKDEIHSLEMKTLMERKRWEKELEKQAAASAAEVQHLVQQRLPETTRLALQDVLEVKARCSQLAELARLLTEENSGLRRRRSQLSADVDVLEQMLRKTSRMSCVHKKKVDELTDTCQKLQVEQEDCRQQLERLRAEHTQVLAEMEDLR, from the exons ATGCccaaaaagaaagacaagacgACGGGCGAGAAAACGGACGAAAAGAAGAAAACGTCAAGAAAGGAGAGCCCAGTGAATAAAACCGGCTTCGACGACAAAGAGAAGGATTTGTACCTGATTCAAATACGACATTTGACCGAGGAACTGGAGAG aTATGAGTTAAAATGTGCTAAACTAGAGAGGCAGAACACAGACTTGGTCTCTCAGCTCAGCACCCTGGAAGAGGACAGGAAGGGCATCGCTGAGCATCTGAGACACAGTCTCCTGGAGAAGGACGGAGAGGTGGAGGATCTGTCGGAGCAGCTGGAGAGTCTGCAGAAGGCCTTCGCTCAGGACCGAGAcgccctgcagctgcagcacatcCAGACCAGGCAGCAGCTCCAAGACCAAATCCAGGAGCTCGTTGAGAAGAACGAGACACTTG CGGAGAGGCTCGCTGCTCTGGAGGAGTTCCAGCCGCAGAGGGACGAGCTGCTGTCCAACGTGGCGTCTCTGGAGAAGCAGCTGGCTCTTCAGACAGAGGAGCACAAAGATGAGATTCACAGTCTGGAGATGAAAACGCTGATGGAGCGGAAAAG ATGGGAGAAGGAACTGGAGAAGCAAGCGGCGGCCTCGGCGGCGGAGGTGCAGCACCTGGTGCAGCAGCGGCTACCGGAGACCACCAGGCTGGCCCTGCAGGACGTGCTGGAGGTCAAGGCTCGCTGCAGCCAGCTGGCGGAGCTCGCTCGGCTCCTGACGGAGGAGAATTCGGGCCTGCGGCGGCGGAGGAGTCAGCTGAGCGCCGACGTGGACGTCCTGGAGCAGATGCTCCGCAAGACCTCACGCATGAGCTGCGTCcacaagaag AAGGTGGACGAGCTGACGGACACGTGCCAGAAGCTGCAGGTGGAGCAGGAGGACTGTCGGCAGCAGCTCGAGAGGCTTCGGGCCGAACACACGCAGGTTCTGGCTGAGATGGAAGATCTCAGGTAA